Proteins encoded within one genomic window of Halodesulfurarchaeum formicicum:
- a CDS encoding helix-turn-helix domain-containing protein codes for MPQQTPTESTRNHMSERGVKVVFEIVPKGSCFMDQLEGQVSDVELHFPNGECHADVTVSEDDGVDPCRVEVINYSGEVCQNCPGTIFADYGLVPRFLERNDDEFVVQTHLPTNHDLSDVVADLRAVSERVTVVRIVDMRNEDVSGISAEIDLSQLTAKQHEALEAAVKGGYYGLSQEVSLEVLAGEIGISTSALSQRLARAERHVLTQLFEEE; via the coding sequence ATGCCCCAGCAGACACCCACCGAATCGACGCGGAATCACATGAGCGAGCGGGGCGTCAAGGTCGTCTTCGAGATCGTCCCGAAAGGCTCCTGTTTCATGGACCAACTCGAGGGGCAGGTTTCTGACGTGGAGTTGCACTTCCCGAACGGGGAGTGTCACGCCGACGTCACTGTCTCCGAGGACGACGGCGTCGATCCGTGCCGTGTCGAGGTTATCAACTACAGCGGCGAGGTGTGTCAGAACTGCCCAGGGACGATCTTCGCGGACTACGGTCTCGTGCCGCGTTTTTTGGAACGCAACGACGACGAGTTCGTCGTCCAGACTCATCTCCCGACGAACCACGATCTCTCGGACGTGGTCGCCGACCTCCGTGCGGTCTCCGAGCGTGTCACGGTTGTTCGGATCGTGGACATGCGAAACGAGGACGTTTCGGGGATCTCTGCGGAGATCGATCTCTCCCAGTTGACGGCCAAACAGCACGAGGCCCTGGAAGCGGCCGTGAAGGGCGGGTACTACGGGCTCTCACAGGAGGTGTCACTGGAAGTGTTGGCCGGGGAAATCGGCATCTCGACCTCGGCGCTGTCCCAGCGACTCGCCCGAGCTGAACGGCACGTGTTGACCCAGCTTTTCGAAGAGGAGTGA
- a CDS encoding helix-turn-helix domain-containing protein encodes MGVHRSAAVPAGSSRSEERELRIVLEIERGGPCSLDDLAGRVLDVDVRLDEETCNVDATVKDDEDDQVRTVFFTDDLCDHCPGKIFAKHDCLPRYRRIDDGSFVMETYASDTDTVAEIVNEVRTISDHVSVKSIVPTDDGEVSEIDIVDLTSLTNKQRRALHYAKEAGYYDSGESVPLDHLAERMGVSTSALSQLLQRAEANVLRQLDCDC; translated from the coding sequence ATGGGTGTTCATCGGTCCGCTGCCGTGCCTGCGGGCTCCTCGCGAAGCGAGGAACGCGAACTGCGGATTGTGCTCGAGATCGAACGGGGCGGCCCGTGTAGCCTGGACGACCTGGCCGGTCGGGTTCTCGATGTGGACGTGCGCCTGGACGAAGAGACCTGTAACGTCGACGCCACGGTCAAGGACGACGAGGACGATCAGGTTCGCACGGTATTTTTTACTGACGACCTCTGTGATCACTGTCCGGGCAAGATCTTCGCGAAACACGACTGCCTGCCACGCTACAGACGAATCGACGACGGTTCCTTCGTCATGGAGACCTACGCATCGGATACGGACACGGTCGCGGAGATCGTCAACGAGGTCCGTACCATCTCCGATCACGTCTCGGTCAAGTCCATTGTTCCGACGGACGACGGTGAGGTCTCGGAGATCGACATTGTGGATCTCACCTCGCTGACGAACAAACAGCGACGGGCGCTCCACTACGCGAAGGAAGCGGGCTATTACGATTCCGGGGAGTCAGTCCCCCTGGACCACCTGGCGGAGCGAATGGGCGTCTCCACGTCCGCGCTCTCCCAGCTGCTTCAGCGTGCAGAGGCAAACGTCCTCCGACAACTCGACTGTGATTGCTGA
- a CDS encoding helix-turn-helix domain-containing protein: MDDPTGLNRSSYRLEFRVRPTRTCPVREFDGTITDISVFRTEDGINCELVVRAEGETAVKQLERPLSRPCACTAVFDSGSVPRVRPSRSADGELLVTTYVDSFEAAQSIRAELDDVADAVELVDYWKVDREQTAWPAQIDLAALTDSRRAALFRAIDAGYYERPRQTTLSELSSLAGLDESAFESRLREAEREILGQISTSR, translated from the coding sequence ATGGACGACCCGACCGGGTTGAATCGCAGCTCCTACCGGCTCGAATTCCGGGTCAGACCGACCCGAACGTGTCCGGTCCGTGAGTTCGATGGGACGATAACGGATATTTCTGTCTTCCGCACGGAGGACGGGATCAACTGCGAACTCGTCGTCCGCGCGGAGGGCGAAACAGCCGTGAAACAGCTCGAACGGCCGCTTTCTCGCCCGTGTGCGTGCACGGCGGTCTTCGACTCCGGGTCCGTGCCCCGGGTGCGTCCGTCTCGGTCGGCGGACGGGGAGCTGCTGGTGACTACCTACGTCGACTCCTTCGAGGCGGCCCAGTCGATCCGGGCCGAGCTGGACGACGTCGCGGACGCTGTCGAACTGGTGGACTACTGGAAGGTCGACCGCGAACAGACAGCCTGGCCCGCCCAGATCGATCTCGCGGCACTCACCGATTCACGGCGGGCGGCGTTGTTCCGCGCGATCGACGCGGGATACTACGAGCGCCCGCGACAGACGACACTTTCGGAACTTTCCTCGCTGGCCGGCCTGGACGAGTCCGCCTTCGAAAGTCGGCTTCGCGAGGCCGAACGGGAGATCCTCGGCCAGATTTCCACCTCGCGGTAG
- the nrfD gene encoding NrfD/PsrC family molybdoenzyme membrane anchor subunit has translation MSAIGASEWLWLPHVHWGVFIATYLFLGGVAGGSYLTSAWASFMKSLMDADNWLGRLLLARTDDPEHRFACAETSRWGSVIALIAIGVGSIALLSHLGAPLRALTFAWNFTNYGSWMVIGTWMIITFSLIAVLETLWLHFGRDLRDESGLSLFPRKILGWIDGVMPWRTERGIVWLLDRLADITRLPNRVWGAFRTFGAVVAVLVVVYTAMLLSDIAAVPVWSRTYLPFIFLMSGVSTGISAALLGTVMSGGALTRVNHRFCLTDDAIIIVELVAIGALLSFLSGSANLGAQATLSELLGTYQLAFIGGVLILGTGLPVVISLTVTMLHQFTDFGETPFGRKVLTGGYATKYVLVLVGGYLLRYVVLLAAVKTPLAVPGL, from the coding sequence ATGAGCGCGATAGGAGCCAGTGAATGGCTGTGGTTACCCCACGTCCACTGGGGCGTGTTCATCGCCACGTACCTCTTCCTGGGGGGCGTGGCCGGCGGCTCGTACCTCACCTCGGCCTGGGCCAGCTTCATGAAGAGTCTGATGGACGCCGACAACTGGCTCGGCCGCCTGCTACTGGCCCGGACCGACGACCCGGAACACCGCTTTGCGTGTGCGGAGACATCCCGCTGGGGCTCGGTCATCGCGCTGATCGCCATCGGGGTCGGGAGCATCGCCTTGCTCTCACACCTCGGCGCGCCGCTGCGCGCGCTGACCTTCGCGTGGAACTTCACGAACTACGGCTCCTGGATGGTCATCGGGACCTGGATGATCATCACGTTCTCCCTGATCGCAGTCCTGGAGACCCTCTGGCTGCACTTCGGCCGGGATCTGCGGGACGAATCCGGTCTGAGCCTCTTCCCCCGAAAGATTCTCGGCTGGATCGACGGGGTGATGCCCTGGCGGACGGAACGGGGGATCGTCTGGCTCCTCGACCGGCTCGCGGACATCACGCGGCTCCCGAACCGTGTCTGGGGTGCCTTCCGGACCTTCGGCGCGGTCGTTGCCGTGCTCGTCGTGGTCTACACGGCGATGCTCCTCAGCGACATCGCGGCGGTGCCGGTCTGGAGCCGAACCTACCTCCCCTTCATCTTCCTGATGAGTGGGGTCTCGACCGGGATCTCGGCTGCGCTCCTGGGAACGGTCATGAGCGGTGGCGCGCTGACCCGTGTCAATCACCGGTTCTGCCTGACCGACGACGCCATCATCATCGTGGAACTGGTCGCCATCGGAGCGCTGCTGTCTTTCCTCTCCGGGTCGGCTAATCTCGGGGCACAGGCGACACTCTCCGAACTGCTGGGAACCTACCAGCTGGCCTTCATCGGCGGGGTCCTGATCCTCGGGACCGGGCTCCCCGTGGTGATCTCGCTGACGGTGACCATGTTACACCAGTTCACGGACTTCGGCGAGACGCCCTTCGGGCGCAAAGTGCTCACCGGTGGCTACGCGACGAAGTACGTCCTGGTGCTGGTCGGCGGCTACCTGCTGCGCTATGTCGTGTTGCTGGCTGCCGTGAAAACCCCGCTTGCCGTCCCCGGACTCTAG
- the extH gene encoding selenite/tellurite reduction operon rhodanese-like protein ExtH: MERNINRRRFLEISGAAGMAAIAGCAGDGEDTPTDTPEPTTAEPTTEEPTTEEPEADYTPPSEIENALVEPATLKEWVDAGLVNSDDVYADPRVSVIRVDAGNYDSGHVPGAVPLASNDAEGSATLATTRVEGLAQTQKLVPHGETVDQIIQNAGVGPNTTIVLSGDNPMYSARAYWVLRFWGFPRERVKVLQGGSSAYDDEFGLVFEDVETPDSNYTVEAFEEPNYTRRKGLNELIQDVDAINAGEEAPSIIDQRGEGDGEGEAKIAGSHIDQAGAYIDGDSFTAANPWKSASEIEEHVNGYEGVDAANGDIVTMCHSGFKGTIAFFALDGIVGNENVALYDGSWTFSWSQYNGEQDPTPNEAWRTDINERTVGEITDTSQLDIDPDLNAELTELATLEANQVKKDAIEYIVGDTSGGFGCGS, encoded by the coding sequence ATGGAGCGAAACATCAACCGTCGACGGTTCCTCGAGATCTCCGGTGCCGCAGGAATGGCCGCGATCGCCGGCTGTGCCGGTGATGGTGAGGACACGCCGACAGACACGCCGGAACCGACCACGGCGGAACCGACCACGGAAGAGCCTACGACTGAAGAGCCCGAGGCGGATTATACACCGCCAAGCGAAATCGAGAACGCGCTGGTCGAGCCGGCGACGCTCAAAGAATGGGTCGACGCAGGGCTCGTCAACAGCGACGACGTGTACGCCGATCCGCGTGTTTCAGTCATCCGTGTCGACGCCGGTAACTACGATTCGGGTCACGTTCCGGGCGCCGTTCCACTGGCCAGCAACGACGCCGAGGGATCGGCGACACTTGCCACGACCCGTGTCGAGGGGCTCGCCCAGACACAGAAGCTCGTCCCGCACGGGGAGACCGTCGACCAGATCATCCAGAACGCTGGTGTCGGTCCGAACACGACGATCGTGCTGTCCGGGGACAACCCGATGTACAGCGCACGGGCCTACTGGGTACTTCGGTTCTGGGGCTTCCCCCGCGAGCGCGTGAAAGTCCTTCAGGGCGGTTCGAGTGCCTACGACGACGAGTTCGGCCTGGTATTCGAGGACGTCGAAACCCCCGACTCGAACTACACTGTCGAGGCCTTCGAGGAGCCGAACTACACCCGGCGCAAGGGCCTGAACGAGCTGATTCAGGACGTCGATGCTATCAACGCGGGCGAGGAGGCTCCGTCGATCATCGACCAGCGTGGTGAGGGAGACGGCGAGGGCGAAGCGAAGATCGCCGGCAGCCATATCGACCAGGCTGGAGCCTACATCGACGGCGACAGCTTCACCGCGGCGAACCCGTGGAAGTCCGCTTCCGAGATCGAGGAGCACGTCAACGGGTACGAGGGTGTCGACGCGGCGAACGGCGATATCGTGACGATGTGTCACAGCGGGTTCAAGGGCACCATCGCCTTCTTCGCTCTGGACGGGATCGTCGGCAACGAAAACGTCGCGCTGTACGACGGCTCCTGGACCTTCAGTTGGAGCCAGTACAACGGCGAGCAGGACCCAACTCCCAACGAAGCGTGGCGGACCGACATCAACGAACGGACCGTTGGCGAGATCACGGACACGAGTCAGCTCGACATCGATCCGGATCTCAACGCGGAGCTGACCGAACTGGCGACACTTGAGGCGAACCAGGTCAAGAAGGACGCCATCGAGTACATCGTCGGGGACACGAGCGGCGGCTTCGGCTGCGGCTCGTAA
- a CDS encoding molybdopterin-containing oxidoreductase family protein, protein MSNQAQSSSGLTRRTLLKAGSAAAGAVALGGCLSSDDGTDSGGADVSKAFGNCWMCSHNCGQEVTVVDGSVVNITGVDGHPRGSAGPGTEGTLCPKGLGQQDKTHDPKRIKEPHIRKNGELQKVSWEEAFEFTADRLVSFADEYGEETLLDATSWAETPIFSTVWRELYGTPERISRGIHVCAGPTFVTGGMMGVGSNNRVPDYQNSDYIIAWGRNQLNSFAGQFEAKGTLEAIENRGATLVTIDPQHTITAEKSDKWLPIEPRTDGALALAMANVIIEEDLYDQEFVENYTHGFDAYKEAAADMPPEDAAEITGIPAEDIREVARGFAEAAPRAGISVWTGTAQMGNGWKATQNITALNGLVGNIDRPGGLRLWEYASTASFGEVCEMDYTNRAQFKEPAITKYEEYSDYPVRHITDIAHNLVPEMVDNGHINGIVVHHDDPLKDGNAEEWVRAIEEMALVISIDAYWNGVSRNADVVLPEATSLEKDTLGTGNWSAYPNHKWVTGGKAAVDPQWNTKPDFDILTGIASAMAEKTDNDDWRIFEQWDSHEDFIDDQLSTLDLTLEELSSGEKNYELVEEYDYEKWKDNDNFVFRFDLDQVGSFAQAAEEAGMSTAPEWIPPGTYGDSTSDEYPLEFYDVRSVFFSHGSNQPQERLQDHFAKRNDLNEEDYRGNYLHINPEDAEARGIETGDMVTVESKTGSGELMAHVTENARPGFVTAEYGFGETSATPDGEGMNTMTLHDKQMDPITGQVDRHIAVDVKPEGGD, encoded by the coding sequence ATGAGTAACCAGGCCCAGAGTTCCAGCGGGCTGACCCGCCGGACGCTTTTGAAGGCTGGAAGTGCTGCCGCCGGCGCCGTCGCACTCGGTGGCTGTCTCTCCAGTGACGATGGAACCGACTCGGGCGGTGCGGATGTCTCCAAAGCCTTCGGGAACTGCTGGATGTGCTCGCACAACTGCGGGCAGGAGGTGACCGTCGTCGACGGGTCGGTCGTGAACATCACCGGTGTCGATGGTCACCCACGGGGTAGTGCCGGCCCGGGGACCGAAGGAACCCTCTGTCCGAAGGGACTGGGACAGCAGGACAAGACCCACGACCCCAAACGCATCAAGGAGCCCCACATCCGGAAAAACGGCGAGCTCCAGAAGGTTAGCTGGGAGGAGGCCTTCGAGTTCACCGCCGACCGGCTGGTGAGCTTCGCTGATGAGTATGGCGAGGAGACGCTTCTCGACGCGACGAGCTGGGCCGAGACGCCGATTTTCTCGACGGTGTGGCGCGAACTCTACGGCACACCCGAACGCATCAGCCGCGGGATCCACGTCTGTGCGGGACCGACCTTCGTCACTGGCGGCATGATGGGCGTGGGATCGAACAACCGCGTCCCGGACTACCAGAACAGCGACTACATCATCGCCTGGGGCCGCAACCAGCTCAACTCCTTTGCCGGACAGTTCGAGGCCAAGGGCACACTCGAGGCCATCGAGAACCGGGGCGCGACCCTGGTCACGATCGATCCCCAGCACACCATCACCGCCGAGAAGTCCGACAAGTGGCTGCCGATCGAGCCCCGGACTGACGGCGCGCTGGCGCTGGCGATGGCGAACGTCATCATCGAGGAGGACCTGTACGACCAGGAGTTCGTCGAGAATTACACCCACGGCTTCGACGCCTACAAGGAAGCGGCCGCGGACATGCCGCCGGAGGACGCGGCGGAGATCACGGGCATTCCCGCCGAGGACATCCGCGAGGTCGCTCGTGGCTTCGCCGAGGCGGCCCCGCGGGCCGGTATCTCGGTCTGGACGGGCACGGCCCAGATGGGCAACGGCTGGAAGGCCACGCAGAACATCACGGCGCTCAACGGCCTCGTCGGCAACATCGACCGGCCGGGCGGGCTTCGCCTCTGGGAGTACGCAAGCACTGCCTCGTTCGGCGAAGTCTGTGAGATGGACTACACGAACCGGGCTCAGTTCAAGGAGCCGGCGATTACGAAGTACGAGGAATACTCCGACTACCCGGTCCGTCACATCACGGACATCGCCCATAACCTCGTTCCCGAGATGGTCGATAACGGTCACATCAACGGCATCGTGGTTCACCACGACGATCCGTTGAAGGACGGGAACGCGGAGGAGTGGGTCCGGGCTATCGAGGAGATGGCACTGGTCATCTCGATCGACGCCTACTGGAACGGCGTCTCCCGAAACGCGGACGTCGTTCTTCCGGAAGCCACGTCTCTTGAGAAGGACACGCTCGGGACCGGCAACTGGTCAGCCTATCCCAACCACAAGTGGGTCACCGGCGGCAAAGCGGCCGTCGACCCGCAGTGGAACACGAAGCCGGACTTCGACATCCTGACTGGCATCGCGTCGGCGATGGCCGAGAAGACGGACAACGACGACTGGCGGATCTTCGAACAGTGGGACTCTCACGAGGACTTCATCGACGACCAGCTTTCGACGCTGGATCTCACTCTCGAAGAACTCTCGAGTGGCGAGAAGAACTACGAACTGGTCGAGGAGTACGACTACGAGAAGTGGAAGGACAACGACAACTTCGTCTTCCGCTTCGACCTCGATCAGGTCGGAAGCTTCGCCCAGGCTGCGGAGGAAGCCGGCATGAGCACGGCCCCCGAGTGGATTCCGCCGGGAACCTATGGGGACTCGACCAGCGACGAGTACCCGCTTGAGTTCTACGACGTGCGCTCGGTGTTCTTCTCACACGGGAGCAACCAGCCCCAGGAGCGCCTACAGGACCACTTCGCGAAACGCAACGATCTCAACGAGGAGGACTACCGGGGCAACTATCTCCACATCAATCCCGAGGACGCCGAGGCACGGGGCATCGAGACCGGCGACATGGTGACCGTGGAGTCAAAGACCGGAAGCGGGGAACTCATGGCACACGTCACCGAGAACGCCCGTCCCGGCTTTGTCACCGCCGAGTATGGCTTCGGCGAGACCTCGGCGACGCCTGATGGAGAGGGCATGAACACGATGACACTTCACGACAAACAGATGGACCCGATCACGGGACAGGTGGACAGGCACATCGCCGTTGACGTCAAACCCGAGGGGGGTGACTGA
- a CDS encoding FlaD/FlaE family flagellar protein, which produces MVLVDLGPVLPEFLSLGLVGVGLVSWLGDDGADDVETEGEDGEFGEDESEFGMDEEFDVDGFDDDFGGMDGMDEGNNASSSELENRIEDLESEIANVSSTANTVRSENEQISEQVDDVEENVRKLLEIYEMVTRGVNPFVDDVSPDAGMGGSGDFGLFGDDEAESTAEEDEDLESDIADAEAEDFFEDDAFDDFEDESFDAGAETDDVDSFDAGAETDDVDSFDAGAETDDGDSFDDFEADTFDEELGAEETEFDDFDDLDDGEEEAMTEDETDDSGGGTSFEELKAEYESGEADWAEETDLEAEESGEAEAETETADPAADTAEDETEEADLFQQDDLAAGEETVEVGAESEPESTPLPSEPASAGDNDTTAPAESVTDPQPGDDDGADEGDFQFGAATAADAADQPHLVDPPNGYLADVLLLEWLDYLVSEFDARNAIRAINHYERIGWIGEPMRDHCIGVLQGIADAEYPYRDESGPTDLTMDDHRRSLRYIEDLGTGHLDRAFGDRISTLQGDGIQR; this is translated from the coding sequence ATGGTACTCGTCGATCTCGGCCCGGTCCTTCCGGAGTTCCTCTCTTTGGGCCTCGTAGGCGTGGGCCTCGTGAGTTGGTTGGGCGATGACGGCGCCGACGACGTGGAGACAGAGGGCGAGGACGGCGAGTTCGGCGAGGACGAATCGGAGTTCGGGATGGACGAGGAGTTCGATGTCGACGGGTTCGACGACGACTTCGGCGGGATGGACGGGATGGACGAGGGGAACAATGCGAGTTCCTCCGAACTCGAGAATCGGATCGAGGACCTGGAAAGCGAGATCGCGAACGTCTCCTCGACGGCCAACACCGTCCGCAGCGAGAACGAACAGATCAGTGAGCAGGTCGACGATGTCGAGGAGAACGTCCGGAAACTGCTCGAGATCTACGAGATGGTGACCCGCGGGGTCAACCCCTTCGTCGACGACGTGAGCCCCGATGCGGGTATGGGCGGGTCCGGGGACTTCGGGCTGTTCGGCGACGATGAAGCGGAGTCGACCGCGGAGGAGGACGAGGACCTCGAATCGGACATCGCGGATGCCGAGGCCGAGGACTTCTTCGAGGACGATGCCTTCGACGACTTCGAGGACGAGAGTTTCGATGCAGGGGCGGAGACAGACGATGTGGACAGTTTCGATGCAGGGGCGGAGACGGACGATGTGGACAGTTTCGATGCAGGGGCGGAGACGGACGATGGGGACAGTTTCGATGACTTCGAGGCGGATACCTTCGACGAGGAGCTCGGCGCCGAAGAAACCGAGTTCGACGATTTCGACGACCTGGACGACGGGGAAGAGGAAGCAATGACCGAGGACGAGACCGACGACTCCGGCGGTGGCACGTCTTTCGAGGAACTGAAAGCCGAGTACGAATCGGGAGAGGCAGACTGGGCCGAAGAGACAGATCTCGAAGCTGAGGAGTCCGGCGAGGCGGAGGCGGAGACGGAGACAGCCGACCCGGCCGCTGACACGGCCGAGGACGAAACAGAAGAGGCGGACCTCTTTCAGCAGGACGACCTGGCCGCGGGCGAGGAGACTGTCGAGGTCGGCGCGGAAAGCGAGCCCGAATCCACACCACTCCCCAGCGAGCCCGCTTCGGCGGGTGACAACGACACGACGGCTCCCGCCGAATCAGTCACGGACCCACAGCCAGGCGACGATGACGGGGCCGACGAGGGGGACTTCCAGTTCGGGGCGGCGACCGCAGCTGACGCCGCCGACCAGCCACACCTCGTGGACCCGCCGAATGGCTACCTGGCCGATGTGCTCCTGCTGGAGTGGCTGGATTATCTGGTGAGCGAGTTCGACGCCCGGAACGCCATCCGGGCGATCAATCACTACGAACGAATCGGCTGGATCGGCGAGCCGATGCGCGATCACTGCATCGGGGTCCTCCAGGGAATCGCAGACGCGGAATACCCCTACCGGGACGAGTCGGGCCCCACGGATCTCACGATGGACGATCACCGCCGGAGCCTCAGATACATCGAGGACCTGGGGACCGGCCACTTGGATCGTGCCTTCGGCGACCGCATCTCCACACTCCAGGGGGATGGGATTCAGCGTTAG
- a CDS encoding TorD/DmsD family molecular chaperone, with amino-acid sequence MEDHHREERTLPARGSWEQLQVLLSNCLRHPDEDLRRAIEDGSLYEDLSRTMADVGLAEPSPPPSIDGRDLTEDYEALFGAFRQPFAPPAASPYKEWYGDHEGGLMEGPPATAMERRYAAMDAAVPEAYPADHLALELEYASVLTEAAEIDELATFVESELDWVDPFQELVDAAVAEAPFHRWCVDVLGEVLDHLRATLGVSAPEPKAVEQMAERARSNVE; translated from the coding sequence ATGGAAGACCACCATCGTGAGGAACGGACGTTGCCGGCTCGCGGGTCCTGGGAACAGCTCCAGGTGCTGCTGTCGAACTGCCTGCGCCACCCCGACGAGGACCTCCGACGGGCCATCGAGGACGGGAGCCTCTACGAGGACCTCTCCCGAACGATGGCGGACGTGGGGCTCGCTGAGCCCTCGCCTCCGCCGTCGATCGACGGCCGGGACCTGACTGAAGACTACGAGGCTCTGTTTGGAGCGTTTCGACAGCCCTTCGCGCCACCCGCTGCCTCCCCGTACAAGGAGTGGTACGGTGATCACGAGGGCGGCCTGATGGAGGGCCCACCGGCGACGGCGATGGAGCGACGCTACGCGGCCATGGACGCCGCCGTTCCGGAGGCTTACCCGGCCGATCACCTCGCGCTGGAACTGGAGTACGCCAGCGTGTTGACCGAGGCCGCGGAGATCGACGAGCTGGCGACGTTCGTCGAGTCGGAACTGGACTGGGTCGACCCCTTCCAGGAGCTGGTTGACGCGGCCGTCGCCGAGGCGCCGTTCCACCGGTGGTGTGTGGACGTGCTGGGCGAGGTTCTCGATCACCTTCGGGCGACCCTCGGCGTTTCGGCACCGGAACCGAAAGCGGTCGAACAGATGGCCGAGCGAGCGAGATCGAACGTCGAGTGA
- a CDS encoding 4Fe-4S dicluster domain-containing protein, translating into MAVESEHWVFYFDPNRCIGCHACSISCKQFHGRGSDTDDWRTVTHHQTGTYPDVEDVPLSMSCMHCHDAPCEKVCPTNAIEKRESDGIVTINRDDCIGCKYCGWACPFGAPTYGDEGLMSKCNMCLGQGPGSGADVEDTPKHELEDQVEPNCVSDCVGEAIKAGPQKEIIEEASQAAAERFRSGAVANGRVIVEPLQDSTSAVDGRVDGTKEVTTPYNAGD; encoded by the coding sequence ATGGCAGTCGAAAGCGAACACTGGGTCTTCTACTTCGACCCGAACCGGTGTATCGGCTGTCACGCCTGTTCGATCTCCTGCAAACAGTTCCACGGCCGCGGTTCGGACACCGACGACTGGCGAACGGTCACTCACCACCAGACGGGGACCTACCCCGACGTCGAGGACGTCCCGCTGTCGATGTCCTGCATGCACTGTCACGACGCCCCGTGTGAGAAAGTTTGTCCGACCAACGCCATCGAGAAACGCGAGAGCGACGGGATCGTGACGATCAACCGGGACGACTGCATCGGCTGCAAGTACTGTGGCTGGGCCTGTCCCTTCGGCGCGCCGACCTACGGCGACGAGGGGCTCATGTCCAAGTGCAACATGTGTCTCGGCCAGGGTCCCGGCAGTGGGGCCGACGTCGAGGACACACCTAAACACGAACTCGAAGATCAGGTCGAGCCCAATTGCGTCTCGGACTGTGTCGGCGAGGCCATCAAGGCCGGCCCGCAGAAGGAGATCATCGAAGAGGCCTCCCAGGCCGCCGCGGAACGGTTCCGGTCTGGGGCGGTGGCCAACGGTCGCGTGATCGTCGAACCGCTCCAGGATAGCACCTCGGCCGTCGACGGACGCGTCGACGGCACGAAGGAAGTCACCACGCCGTACAACGCAGGGGACTAA
- a CDS encoding TorD/DmsD family molecular chaperone has protein sequence MSHSSTEDVPLDHPDRWASLHTLFAECLKAPTEGFVEEVRAGRLEAELVDHVDVLSLSVSDPAPPHPADRATLQRAYLSLFEAMEQPFAPPVESPYKPWYGDRSGGLLGGPPASDMENRYEALGASPPPAYPADHVALLLEYGALLLDAGAVEEYRSFLDEHMDWLPAFAKLVEDARTDEPFYDWTIETLREVVADLRTRLDIPSPTEAAVEEMADRVDGSTVPEQADAVFDP, from the coding sequence ATGTCGCACTCGTCCACCGAGGACGTCCCGCTGGATCATCCCGACCGGTGGGCGTCGTTGCACACACTCTTTGCGGAGTGTCTGAAAGCGCCGACGGAGGGATTCGTCGAGGAGGTTCGAGCGGGACGGCTGGAGGCTGAGCTGGTCGATCATGTAGATGTGCTGTCCCTTTCCGTTTCGGATCCGGCCCCACCTCACCCGGCGGATCGGGCCACCCTCCAGCGCGCCTATCTCTCGCTTTTCGAGGCCATGGAACAGCCCTTTGCGCCACCAGTCGAGTCCCCGTACAAGCCCTGGTACGGCGATCGATCGGGCGGGTTGCTCGGTGGCCCCCCGGCCTCGGATATGGAGAACCGATACGAGGCCCTCGGTGCGTCGCCGCCGCCAGCGTACCCGGCCGATCACGTTGCCCTGCTTTTGGAATACGGGGCCTTGCTGCTCGATGCCGGTGCCGTCGAGGAGTACCGCTCGTTCCTCGATGAACACATGGACTGGCTCCCGGCGTTTGCCAAACTCGTCGAAGATGCCAGGACTGACGAGCCGTTCTACGACTGGACGATCGAAACCCTCCGCGAGGTAGTGGCCGACCTGCGGACGCGACTCGACATCCCCTCTCCGACGGAGGCGGCGGTCGAGGAGATGGCCGATCGAGTGGACGGGTCGACCGTACCCGAGCAGGCTGACGCCGTGTTCGACCCCTAA